The Malus sylvestris chromosome 3, drMalSylv7.2, whole genome shotgun sequence genomic sequence ATGCTGCAAAATTCTAGAAGCCACAAATTTATGAACTTGTGTTACCGCAGATTGAGGAAGTGGGAAAATGGATTACGGTTGGGCTGAAAAGGGTTGATCATCAGCGcccctttatttttgttagtACCAGTGAATTGACCATGTAAACCGATGTTACAGTAATAACAATATCATTGTATGACCTTGTCATCATTTCTTGGGCAACAAATTTATCCTTGGATACTCTATTTAGTTATCGCCCTCGGTTTCCTATATGATGAGTCATATTTTAAGTTACAAGTTACGTGGTGGTCTAGTGAGCAGAGTTAACATGAATCTTAGTTGGTGACTTTGTCATGGCAATCTACCTTTTCGAGGACCAAAAAGACTAACAGAGATATTCCAGCCTTTTTCTGGCCACTATTGTGTGATTCATCAGCATCAAGAATCAAACTCAGGACATGCAATGTAGAATACGAGCTTGAAATTCGTCCCTAAATATTGGGATATCCTGTGATGGTTTGCAGCTCAGCCATTAAGAAAGAACTATTCTTGGTGTGCAAAAGTAAAAAATTGCTATTGCTATAGCTAAGGGTTGGTTTGATATTGCTGAAAGTATTTtaaaagcagttttttttttaaaaaaaagccaAGGTAAAAATTGTGTTTgataaatggaaaaaaaaaatgttttgatcaAAATCATGAGTCCAAAACAGCAAAAAGCAAAAATACGGGGTTACGCCCAAAAGTAAAAATAGCATGAACATCAAAATGTAGTTAGCCCAGGAAAATTGCAATAGTGCATGACAATTCCAAATTCCAATAGAATCAAAAGAGCAAAAAGACGAGCATACCCTTACTGGTACATTGTAGAACCTTCCAGATCCTCCCGTTCAGTATTTAAGCGCTCACAGCGGTTCCATTGTCAGCCTCAGGGCTTCGCAGCCTACAATCGGAGGAGGAGAATACGACGGAGCGGCGGCTGCGGCGGAGAGAAGATGATCGAGGTGGTGCTGAACGACAGGCTGGGAAAGAAGGTCCGGGTGAAATGCAACGAGGACGACACCATCGGCGACCTCAAGAAGCTGGTGGCGGCCCAGACCGGGACCCGACCCGATAAGATCCGAATCCAGAAATGGTACAACATTTACAAGGATCACATCACTCTCAAGGATTACGAGATCCACGACGGCATGGGCCTCGAGCTCTACTATAACTGAATCGCAATGGTAC encodes the following:
- the LOC126615954 gene encoding ubiquitin-like protein 5; this translates as MIEVVLNDRLGKKVRVKCNEDDTIGDLKKLVAAQTGTRPDKIRIQKWYNIYKDHITLKDYEIHDGMGLELYYN